From the Senegalimassilia faecalis genome, one window contains:
- a CDS encoding DUF2207 domain-containing protein produces the protein MQYTRPPQFRQTAQNALRIDASRALMAAFVLAACLLLTLAFPAPAHAKSYIMPEVDIQAQMETDGTLHVVEQRTFDFDGSYSAVWWTLNLLPSNAEFTVNGVRMMTVDGEGATESSMSQVSEVPFELKWREEGGPDKDAYSVDAPKNTVYVFFGNEPSKVVVELDYTITNMAQMYDDVAEVYWQYLGSQWSAPSENVTATLQLPVPQGVSIEPGENVRAWGHGPLEGMVSVNQDGSVTCTVPRVESGEYAEMRVLVPTTWLPNVSLKSLRLHAGEQRLDTVLKEEQTWADQANTKRMMSFAYVAGCALVCLLVLAWALWAFFRHGKEYTPRFTDKYWRDVPGKGVHPAVIGRLWRWNRESTDDFTATIMHMAQAGLVRIDAGSYEAPTKHGGTRLVNDFYITKLVDENNIVDPVDKATFSLLFDHVAGKQNAVWFGSIKKYGEDHPNAFVKALENWQDTLTKATDAQEFFEAKGAKLRKVMWVMAALFALAGLMIWLNDGNMLTVFFTLPTAVALVFIGNNMPRRSVEGNELVAHCKALRNWLRDFSSLEERPPTDVKVWGEFMVYAYLFGVADKAIEQLRITQPQLFSVDSSYGATYVPWWAWYTAPESGVGAQMPDVGSFLSSSLDAAAKTAHEAIQAASGGSSSGGGFGGGFSGGGGGGFGGGGGGAR, from the coding sequence ATGCAATACACGAGACCACCTCAATTTCGCCAAACCGCACAAAATGCGCTGCGCATCGATGCATCGCGCGCGCTTATGGCCGCATTCGTGCTGGCAGCTTGCTTGTTGCTAACGCTGGCCTTCCCTGCTCCGGCGCATGCGAAGTCCTATATCATGCCGGAGGTGGACATCCAGGCACAAATGGAAACGGACGGAACGCTGCACGTGGTTGAGCAGCGCACGTTCGATTTCGACGGCTCGTACTCTGCCGTGTGGTGGACGCTGAATTTGCTGCCGTCAAATGCGGAATTCACGGTGAACGGCGTGCGCATGATGACCGTCGACGGCGAAGGTGCCACCGAGTCGTCCATGTCGCAGGTTTCAGAAGTGCCGTTCGAGCTGAAATGGCGCGAAGAAGGCGGCCCTGACAAGGACGCGTATTCCGTAGATGCGCCGAAGAATACCGTGTACGTGTTCTTCGGGAACGAGCCAAGCAAAGTGGTGGTCGAACTCGATTACACCATCACGAACATGGCCCAGATGTACGACGATGTTGCCGAGGTGTACTGGCAGTACCTGGGTTCGCAGTGGTCGGCTCCATCGGAAAACGTGACGGCTACGCTGCAGCTGCCGGTGCCGCAAGGCGTGAGCATCGAGCCGGGCGAAAACGTGCGCGCATGGGGTCATGGACCGCTTGAGGGCATGGTGTCGGTGAACCAGGACGGGTCGGTCACCTGCACGGTGCCGCGCGTGGAATCGGGCGAATATGCGGAAATGCGCGTGCTGGTTCCCACGACGTGGCTGCCGAACGTCTCGCTGAAGTCCCTTCGCCTGCATGCGGGCGAGCAGCGCCTGGACACGGTGCTGAAAGAAGAGCAGACGTGGGCTGATCAGGCGAACACAAAGCGCATGATGTCGTTTGCGTACGTTGCGGGCTGCGCACTGGTGTGCCTACTGGTGCTTGCGTGGGCGCTGTGGGCGTTTTTCCGCCACGGCAAGGAATATACGCCGCGTTTCACCGACAAATATTGGCGTGACGTCCCCGGCAAGGGCGTTCATCCAGCCGTTATTGGGCGCTTGTGGCGTTGGAATCGGGAGAGCACCGATGATTTCACTGCCACGATTATGCATATGGCGCAGGCAGGTCTCGTGCGTATCGATGCCGGGTCGTACGAAGCGCCGACGAAGCACGGCGGGACCAGGCTGGTGAACGACTTCTACATCACGAAGCTAGTGGACGAGAACAACATCGTCGACCCTGTTGACAAGGCCACATTTTCGTTGCTGTTCGATCATGTTGCGGGCAAGCAGAACGCCGTGTGGTTCGGCTCCATCAAGAAGTACGGCGAAGATCATCCGAACGCGTTCGTGAAGGCGCTTGAAAACTGGCAGGATACGCTGACGAAGGCGACGGACGCGCAAGAATTCTTCGAGGCGAAGGGTGCGAAGCTGCGCAAGGTCATGTGGGTCATGGCGGCGCTGTTCGCGCTGGCCGGGCTGATGATTTGGCTGAACGACGGGAACATGCTCACGGTGTTCTTCACGCTGCCTACGGCTGTGGCTTTGGTGTTCATCGGCAACAACATGCCGCGTCGCAGCGTCGAAGGCAACGAGCTGGTGGCGCACTGCAAGGCGCTGCGCAATTGGCTGCGTGACTTCAGTTCGCTTGAAGAGCGGCCGCCTACCGACGTGAAGGTGTGGGGCGAATTCATGGTGTACGCGTATCTGTTCGGCGTGGCGGACAAGGCCATCGAGCAGCTTCGCATTACGCAGCCGCAGCTGTTCAGCGTCGATTCGTCGTATGGGGCGACGTATGTGCCCTGGTGGGCATGGTACACTGCCCCGGAATCGGGTGTGGGCGCTCAGATGCCCGATGTGGGCAGCTTCCTGTCAAGCTCGCTTGATGCAGCGGCGAAGACGGCGCACGAGGCGATTCAGGCTGCAAGCGGCGGGTCGTCGTCGGGCGGCGGCTTTGGCGGCGGGTTCTCCGGTGGTGGAGGCGGCGGCTTCGGCGGAGGCGGTGGTGGCGCTCGATAA
- a CDS encoding DMT family transporter encodes MGKGKAIPAWVYKAAIVVATIIWGYSFVAMKDVVSVLPPAWLLGFRFTFAGVLLTAILWKRVRKAFSGRMLLAGAALGLADFMAFWTQTIGLEHTTPGINAFLTATYCVIVPFLWWIVAHRRPTVFNIGAAVLALVGIWLVSVQSGGMTMGYGEAMTLLCALLFAVHMVLVSKLSRFHDVLALTAVQFVAEGCLGFVFGTAFETFPGFGVFTPGIIGQLVFLALFASIVAFGIQNVALAHIPPAQASLFLSLESVFGVLFSIALYGEQITLRLLVGFVLIFAAIVISETFPLKKKTGAQTGETTD; translated from the coding sequence ATGGGAAAAGGGAAAGCGATTCCTGCGTGGGTGTATAAGGCCGCCATTGTGGTGGCCACCATCATCTGGGGCTACAGCTTCGTGGCCATGAAAGACGTGGTGTCGGTGTTGCCGCCGGCCTGGCTTTTGGGCTTCCGCTTCACGTTTGCGGGCGTTTTGCTGACGGCGATCCTGTGGAAGCGCGTGCGCAAGGCGTTCTCGGGCCGCATGCTGCTGGCCGGCGCAGCGCTTGGCTTAGCGGATTTCATGGCGTTCTGGACACAGACCATCGGCCTTGAGCACACCACGCCCGGCATCAACGCGTTTTTGACAGCAACGTACTGCGTGATCGTCCCCTTCCTGTGGTGGATCGTGGCGCACCGCCGCCCCACGGTGTTCAACATCGGTGCCGCGGTGCTGGCGCTGGTGGGCATTTGGCTGGTGTCCGTGCAAAGCGGCGGCATGACCATGGGCTACGGCGAGGCTATGACGCTTCTGTGCGCGCTGCTGTTCGCCGTGCACATGGTGCTGGTGTCGAAACTGTCGCGCTTCCACGATGTGCTGGCGCTTACGGCGGTGCAGTTCGTGGCGGAAGGCTGCCTGGGCTTCGTGTTCGGCACCGCATTCGAGACGTTCCCGGGATTCGGCGTGTTCACGCCGGGCATTATCGGCCAGCTGGTGTTTTTGGCGCTGTTTGCGTCCATCGTGGCGTTCGGTATCCAGAACGTGGCGCTGGCGCACATCCCGCCCGCGCAGGCTTCGCTGTTCCTAAGCCTGGAATCGGTGTTCGGCGTGTTGTTCAGCATCGCGCTGTACGGCGAGCAGATCACCTTGCGCCTGCTTGTCGGCTTCGTGCTGATCTTCGCGGCCATCGTCATCAGCGAAACGTTCCCGCTCAAGAAGAAAACGGGCGCTCAGACTGGGGAAACAACCGATTAA
- a CDS encoding shikimate kinase gives MAEKNNVVLIGMPGSGKSTLGIVLAKIMTKDFIDADIVIQNQCDKTLQKIIDACGPEGFIEVENQILSKLEADNSIIATGGSAVYSDEAMKHLAEIGTVVYLKISYDQLVHRLSDLQERGVVLKGGIGMSLRELYDERLPLYEQYAGITVDVNDLSITAAARKVADALAHAGVE, from the coding sequence ATGGCTGAGAAGAACAACGTTGTTCTTATCGGTATGCCCGGTTCCGGTAAATCGACGTTGGGCATCGTGTTGGCGAAGATCATGACGAAGGACTTCATCGACGCCGATATCGTTATCCAAAACCAGTGCGATAAAACGCTGCAGAAGATCATCGATGCATGCGGCCCCGAGGGCTTCATCGAGGTTGAGAACCAGATTCTCAGCAAGCTTGAAGCGGACAACAGCATCATTGCCACGGGCGGTTCTGCCGTGTATTCCGACGAGGCCATGAAGCACCTGGCGGAAATCGGCACGGTGGTGTACCTGAAAATCTCCTACGACCAGCTGGTGCATCGCTTGAGCGATCTGCAGGAGCGCGGCGTGGTGCTGAAAGGCGGCATCGGTATGAGCCTGCGCGAGCTGTACGACGAGCGCCTTCCGCTGTATGAGCAGTATGCCGGCATCACCGTCGACGTGAACGACCTGAGCATCACGGCCGCGGCCCGCAAAGTGGCCGACGCCCTCGCCCACGCCGGCGTGGAATAG
- a CDS encoding alanine/glycine:cation symporter family protein: protein MEGFFDVVNDVLTAIDDFVWGVPLMTLILAGGILLTARLAGLQFRQLPRALRYMMKNEKGGSGEVSSFGALCTALSATIGTGNIVGVATAIVAGGPGAMFWMWLAALFGMATKYSEGLLAVKYRSIDKNTGHVLGGPFYYIERGMGKRLPQISWRWLAKIFAFFGMCVGLFGIGTFTQVNSINGAITNFFDPDKAASVTILGMNYSWATVIGGIVLAILVGLVVIGGIKRIASVSERVIPAMVVLYVGLSIIVLLANLDKIPGAFVVIFESAFGLRAAAGGALGAIIIAMQKGIARGIFSNEAGLGSAPIAAAAAQTKEPVRQGLVSMTGTFLDTIIVCTMTGLTIVMTGAYQIPGLEGAAITTTAFQAGLPFIPSQVVAFVLMACLALFGFTTILGWDYYGERCLEYLSNGNLKAVKVYRWLYIAAVFIGPYMTVSAVWTIADIFNACMAVPNMIALIVLSGVVARETKDFFKRLKDADGNEDKMEPHVDYDNVPPIDSLTDRLGAKTAQEDTAAVAQGFATA from the coding sequence GTGGAAGGGTTTTTCGACGTCGTCAATGACGTGCTAACCGCCATCGACGACTTTGTGTGGGGCGTCCCGCTGATGACGCTCATCCTTGCAGGCGGTATCCTGCTGACTGCACGCCTGGCTGGCCTGCAGTTCCGCCAACTGCCGCGCGCGCTGCGCTACATGATGAAGAACGAAAAGGGCGGCTCCGGCGAAGTTTCCAGCTTCGGCGCGCTGTGCACCGCGCTGTCAGCGACCATCGGTACCGGTAACATCGTCGGCGTTGCCACCGCTATTGTGGCTGGCGGTCCCGGCGCCATGTTCTGGATGTGGTTGGCAGCGCTGTTCGGCATGGCCACGAAGTACTCCGAGGGTCTGCTTGCCGTGAAGTACCGCAGCATCGACAAGAACACCGGCCACGTGCTTGGCGGCCCGTTCTACTACATCGAGCGCGGCATGGGCAAGCGCCTGCCGCAGATCAGCTGGCGTTGGCTGGCGAAGATCTTTGCCTTCTTCGGCATGTGCGTCGGTCTGTTCGGCATTGGTACTTTCACGCAGGTGAACTCCATCAACGGCGCCATCACGAACTTCTTCGACCCTGACAAGGCGGCGTCCGTGACCATCCTGGGCATGAACTACTCCTGGGCCACGGTCATCGGCGGCATCGTGCTTGCCATCCTGGTCGGCCTGGTGGTCATCGGCGGCATCAAGCGCATCGCCAGCGTTTCCGAGCGCGTCATTCCCGCCATGGTCGTGCTGTACGTCGGCCTCTCCATCATCGTGCTGCTGGCGAACCTCGATAAAATCCCCGGCGCGTTCGTGGTGATCTTCGAGTCCGCATTCGGCCTGCGCGCCGCTGCCGGCGGTGCACTGGGCGCCATCATCATCGCCATGCAGAAGGGCATCGCTCGCGGCATCTTCTCCAATGAGGCCGGCCTGGGGTCTGCGCCTATCGCCGCTGCCGCCGCGCAGACGAAGGAGCCGGTGCGCCAGGGCCTCGTGTCCATGACCGGCACGTTCCTTGACACCATCATCGTGTGCACCATGACCGGCTTGACCATCGTCATGACCGGCGCGTACCAGATCCCCGGCCTTGAGGGCGCAGCCATCACCACCACCGCGTTCCAGGCCGGCCTGCCGTTCATCCCGTCGCAGGTTGTCGCATTCGTGCTGATGGCATGCCTGGCGCTCTTCGGCTTCACCACCATCCTTGGCTGGGACTACTACGGCGAGCGTTGCCTTGAGTACCTGAGCAACGGCAACCTGAAAGCCGTGAAGGTGTACCGCTGGCTCTACATTGCCGCCGTGTTCATTGGCCCTTACATGACCGTGTCCGCGGTGTGGACCATCGCCGACATCTTCAATGCTTGCATGGCCGTGCCGAATATGATCGCCCTTATCGTTCTGTCCGGCGTTGTGGCGCGCGAGACAAAGGACTTCTTCAAGCGCCTCAAGGATGCTGACGGCAACGAGGATAAGATGGAGCCGCATGTCGACTACGACAACGTGCCGCCCATCGACAGCCTTACCGATCGCCTGGGCGCCAAGACCGCCCAGGAGGATACCGCAGCAGTTGCACAAGGTTTCGCCACCGCATAG
- a CDS encoding 23S rRNA (pseudouridine(1915)-N(3))-methyltransferase RlmH, with protein sequence MKFTVVAVGKLKERFWSDACAEYLKRLQPYAKTQVREIADVDPRKAGGVDGARDKEGAAICAELEKLGADTHVVLLAIDGKERSSEGLSKRLDNLMLQGKSNFAFVIGGSDGVSTAVRQRADELLSFGPITLPHNLARVVLLEQLYRTQKISHGEPYHK encoded by the coding sequence ATGAAGTTCACGGTTGTGGCGGTTGGGAAGCTGAAGGAACGCTTTTGGAGCGATGCGTGTGCGGAGTATCTCAAGCGCCTGCAGCCGTATGCGAAAACCCAGGTGCGCGAGATTGCCGACGTTGACCCGCGCAAGGCGGGCGGCGTTGACGGCGCGCGCGACAAGGAAGGCGCCGCCATTTGCGCTGAACTGGAGAAACTTGGTGCCGACACCCATGTGGTGCTGCTAGCAATCGATGGCAAGGAGCGCTCGAGCGAAGGGCTTTCGAAGCGCCTGGACAACCTGATGCTGCAAGGGAAAAGCAACTTCGCGTTCGTGATTGGCGGCTCGGATGGTGTGAGCACCGCCGTGCGCCAGCGCGCCGATGAACTGCTGTCGTTCGGCCCCATCACGCTGCCCCACAACCTCGCGCGCGTCGTGCTGCTTGAGCAGCTCTACCGAACGCAGAAGATTTCCCACGGCGAGCCGTACCATAAATAA
- a CDS encoding exodeoxyribonuclease III produces MRMISWNVNGLRAVLKKGFEDIVGEFDADVVALQETKLQAGQATLDLPRYREFWSYAERKGYSGTVVFTKEKPLQVLHGLGFPHLDNEGRIVACEFPEFWFVCVYTPNAQNELARIDHRMEWDDAFRDFCKGLEAGVLPAGVPVEREGADGNVVLQPEAGRGEGKGGADVVPEPAPMGEGHLPTQWLPLTQPGETAAPKPVVICGDFNVAHNEIDLKNPGPNRGNAGFSDEEREKFTKLLDAGFTDTFRSLHPDLTGAYSWWSYRFNARKNNAGWRIDYFLVSNELAPKVRAASIYSEVFGSDHCPVGLELED; encoded by the coding sequence ATGCGAATGATTTCATGGAACGTCAACGGCCTGCGCGCCGTGCTGAAGAAAGGCTTCGAGGACATCGTCGGCGAATTCGATGCCGATGTGGTGGCACTGCAGGAAACGAAGCTGCAGGCCGGCCAGGCCACGCTCGACCTGCCGCGCTATCGCGAGTTCTGGAGCTACGCTGAGCGCAAGGGCTATTCGGGCACGGTGGTGTTCACGAAGGAGAAGCCGCTGCAGGTGCTGCATGGCCTGGGATTTCCGCATCTTGATAACGAAGGCCGCATTGTGGCGTGCGAGTTCCCGGAATTCTGGTTCGTGTGCGTGTACACGCCGAACGCGCAAAACGAGCTGGCGCGCATCGATCACCGCATGGAATGGGACGATGCGTTCCGCGACTTCTGCAAGGGGCTTGAAGCCGGCGTATTGCCGGCGGGCGTGCCGGTAGAGCGCGAAGGCGCCGACGGCAATGTAGTTTTGCAGCCTGAAGCCGGGCGCGGCGAGGGCAAAGGCGGCGCTGACGTGGTGCCCGAGCCGGCGCCTATGGGCGAGGGGCATCTTCCCACGCAATGGCTGCCGCTGACGCAGCCGGGAGAGACGGCCGCGCCGAAGCCCGTGGTGATCTGCGGAGACTTCAACGTTGCACACAACGAGATCGATCTGAAGAACCCCGGCCCGAACCGCGGTAACGCGGGTTTTTCCGACGAGGAGCGCGAGAAGTTCACGAAGCTGCTCGACGCCGGCTTCACCGACACGTTCCGCAGCCTGCATCCCGACCTGACCGGTGCCTATTCCTGGTGGAGTTACCGTTTCAATGCGCGTAAGAACAACGCGGGATGGCGTATCGACTACTTCCTGGTCAGCAACGAGCTGGCCCCGAAGGTGCGCGCGGCCAGTATTTACAGCGAAGTGTTCGGCAGCGACCACTGCCCCGTCGGCCTCGAACTGGAGGATTAA
- the folE gene encoding GTP cyclohydrolase I FolE: MDTAKIEAGVRMILEGVGEDPDREGLQETPARVARMYEEVFAGLTEDPAVHFEKTFDEHCNEMVLVRDISFYSMCEHHLVPFFGKAHIAYIPAPDGRVCGLSKLARLVEVYAKRPQVQERLTGQIADTLVEQLHPQGVAVVLEAEHMCMSMRGVKKPGSRTVTSAVRGVFAGSTDAARASRSEVMSLILRDAR, translated from the coding sequence ATGGATACTGCAAAAATCGAAGCCGGCGTTCGCATGATTCTCGAAGGCGTGGGCGAAGACCCCGATCGCGAGGGCCTGCAGGAAACGCCCGCCCGCGTGGCGCGCATGTACGAAGAGGTGTTCGCCGGCCTGACCGAGGACCCGGCCGTGCATTTCGAGAAGACGTTCGACGAGCACTGCAACGAGATGGTGCTCGTGCGCGACATATCGTTCTACTCCATGTGCGAACATCACCTGGTGCCGTTCTTCGGCAAGGCGCACATCGCCTACATCCCCGCGCCCGACGGCCGCGTGTGCGGCCTGTCGAAGCTGGCGCGCCTGGTGGAGGTGTACGCGAAGCGCCCGCAGGTGCAGGAGCGCCTGACCGGGCAGATCGCCGACACGCTGGTGGAGCAGCTGCATCCGCAGGGCGTGGCCGTGGTGCTTGAGGCCGAGCACATGTGCATGAGCATGCGCGGCGTGAAGAAGCCCGGCAGCCGCACGGTTACCAGCGCGGTGCGCGGCGTGTTCGCCGGCAGCACCGATGCGGCCCGCGCATCTCGAAGCGAGGTCATGTCGCTCATTCTGCGCGACGCGCGTTAA
- a CDS encoding sulfite exporter TauE/SafE family protein, producing MDVVIDACQQLFGVAPLSMALLCALVFLAGYVDAIAGGGGLISLPAYLIVGLPTHAAIATNKLSSAMGTTLTTWRFARSGYIQWKTAGMCVAAALIGSALGSNLVMFVADFYLRVLLLVLLPVTAVYVMRSKAFDDESREALSPRRTVVISVVVALVVGAYDGFYGPGTGTFLMLLLTGAAHLALKQAAGVTKAINLTTNITALSVFLLHGQVLIPMGLLAGVFGIAGNYLGSKSFSENGGAIARPITIVVLVVFFVKVIWDFVA from the coding sequence ATGGACGTTGTGATTGACGCGTGCCAGCAGCTGTTCGGCGTTGCTCCGCTGAGCATGGCGCTGCTGTGCGCGCTGGTGTTCCTGGCGGGATACGTCGACGCCATCGCGGGCGGCGGCGGGCTTATCTCGCTGCCCGCGTATCTGATCGTCGGCTTGCCCACACATGCCGCCATCGCTACGAACAAGCTGAGCTCAGCCATGGGAACCACGCTTACCACCTGGCGTTTCGCGAGGTCGGGCTACATCCAGTGGAAAACGGCCGGCATGTGCGTGGCCGCGGCGCTGATAGGTTCGGCGCTTGGTTCGAACCTTGTCATGTTCGTGGCCGATTTCTACCTGCGCGTGCTGTTGCTAGTGCTGCTTCCCGTTACGGCTGTGTACGTCATGCGTTCGAAGGCGTTCGACGACGAAAGCCGCGAGGCGCTCAGCCCGCGTCGCACCGTTGTTATCAGCGTGGTTGTTGCCCTGGTCGTTGGCGCGTACGACGGCTTTTACGGGCCCGGCACGGGTACGTTCCTGATGCTGCTGCTCACGGGAGCGGCCCACCTGGCCCTCAAGCAGGCCGCGGGCGTGACGAAAGCCATCAACCTCACCACGAACATCACGGCGTTGTCGGTGTTTTTGCTGCATGGGCAGGTGCTTATCCCCATGGGGCTTTTGGCGGGCGTGTTCGGCATCGCGGGCAACTATCTGGGCTCGAAAAGCTTCTCGGAAAACGGCGGTGCCATCGCGAGACCCATCACCATCGTGGTGCTGGTAGTCTTCTTCGTGAAGGTCATCTGGGATTTCGTGGCGTAA
- a CDS encoding ACT domain-containing protein: MKCVISVLGKDRSGIVAAVSVALAECGANIDDISQTILGEMFSMTMLTTLDTEKADFNTVQERLDAVASDLGVQITIQREDVFQFMYKI; the protein is encoded by the coding sequence ATGAAGTGCGTTATCAGCGTTCTTGGTAAGGACCGCAGCGGCATCGTAGCCGCCGTTTCCGTGGCGCTGGCCGAGTGCGGCGCGAACATCGACGACATCAGCCAGACCATCTTGGGCGAGATGTTCTCCATGACCATGCTGACCACGCTTGACACGGAAAAGGCCGACTTCAACACGGTGCAGGAGCGCCTTGACGCCGTGGCATCCGACCTGGGCGTGCAGATTACCATTCAGCGCGAAGACGTGTTCCAGTTCATGTACAAGATTTAA
- a CDS encoding isochorismate synthase: MTRIFSFTQPLDVDIVDAFCLLQKGFTDQFVYYRKDRPVRFMGLGRCIALPMLDDAECELSGPAGEQPVFFSFNRFDAHNPAPADELFQSFPSLHFMLPEVVLIENERGTFLQVNSLGPVYAGRVERFSRLALSARPRTRRSIDYTLTLDSRETWERAVDDGLAAIHAGRVDKVVLSRRLKVRAAEPFSSKDLLVNLIDGTAHGTVLLYRYADVFFCGCTPELLVRKRGADLESMCLAGTCPTSPDAQENARLAAALMADQKNRTEHDYVVRFIRDVLNRTCYSVDVPAQPTIMPLTCIQHLMTPARAKLLDGVDLWSMMGDLHPTPAVSGAPVGEAKMLIRQVEAYNRGFFAGACGYVDAAGDGEFSVALRTGVFDGEIGYVYAGCGIVDGSRAADEYDEIALKLKTVLSAFGGGTETVVAGVDGGAR; this comes from the coding sequence ATGACCAGGATATTCTCGTTCACTCAGCCGCTTGACGTCGATATCGTCGATGCGTTCTGCCTGTTGCAAAAGGGCTTCACGGACCAGTTCGTCTACTACCGCAAAGACCGCCCCGTTCGCTTTATGGGCCTGGGCCGCTGCATTGCACTGCCCATGCTTGACGACGCGGAATGCGAGCTTTCCGGACCGGCGGGCGAACAGCCGGTGTTCTTCTCGTTCAACCGCTTCGACGCGCACAACCCGGCGCCTGCCGACGAGCTGTTCCAGTCGTTTCCCAGCCTGCACTTCATGCTTCCCGAAGTGGTGCTTATCGAAAACGAGCGCGGAACGTTTTTGCAGGTCAACTCGCTTGGGCCGGTATACGCCGGCCGTGTGGAGCGCTTCTCGCGCCTGGCGCTTTCCGCGCGGCCGCGCACGCGCCGCAGCATCGACTACACGCTGACTCTTGATTCGCGCGAGACATGGGAGCGCGCTGTAGACGACGGGCTTGCCGCCATCCACGCCGGCCGCGTTGACAAGGTGGTGCTTTCGCGCCGCCTGAAAGTGCGCGCCGCCGAGCCGTTCTCCTCGAAAGACCTGCTGGTGAACCTTATCGACGGCACGGCGCACGGCACCGTGCTGCTGTACCGTTACGCCGACGTGTTCTTCTGCGGCTGCACGCCCGAGCTGCTGGTGCGCAAGCGCGGCGCTGACCTGGAAAGCATGTGCCTGGCCGGCACGTGCCCCACGTCGCCCGACGCCCAGGAAAACGCTCGCCTGGCCGCGGCGCTGATGGCCGACCAGAAAAACCGCACGGAGCACGATTACGTGGTGCGCTTCATCCGCGATGTGCTCAACCGCACGTGCTACAGCGTCGATGTGCCGGCGCAACCTACCATCATGCCGCTCACGTGCATCCAGCATCTTATGACGCCGGCGCGCGCGAAGTTGCTTGACGGCGTCGATTTGTGGTCGATGATGGGCGATCTGCACCCCACGCCGGCCGTGTCGGGCGCACCTGTGGGCGAGGCGAAGATGCTTATCCGCCAGGTCGAGGCGTACAACCGCGGCTTTTTCGCGGGCGCGTGCGGCTACGTGGACGCCGCCGGCGACGGCGAGTTCAGCGTGGCGCTGCGCACGGGCGTGTTCGACGGCGAAATCGGGTATGTGTACGCGGGTTGCGGCATCGTCGACGGAAGCCGCGCTGCCGACGAGTACGACGAAATCGCGCTGAAGCTGAAAACGGTGCTCTCCGCGTTCGGCGGCGGCACCGAAACAGTGGTAGCCGGTGTGGACGGGGGTGCGCGATGA